Genomic DNA from Marinobacter sp. MDS2:
ATCGCGATCAATACCGAGGCAACCACCAGCCACAAATGACTGACGCTGTCTCCGAAACCGGCACGTTTCCGGGTACGAGGCTTCATGCCCCCACTGACTTCCTTGGCCGCCCGCTTGATGTGCAGCGTGGTAATTTGGTGTTCGCCCTCCGCGTAGGCCCCCAGCAGCGCACGATCACTGATCAGGTTGATCAGTCGCGGCACGCCTTGGCTGGCACTGTAGAGCTTACGAATGGCCCCGGGCGTGAACAAATCCCCTCTGAGCCCGGCAACGCTGACCCGGTATTGCAAATAGGCGGGGAGTTCCGCCTTATCGATTGCATCCAGATGGTAACGCGCTGTAACCCGTTGGTTGAGTTGTCGCAGCTCGGGCAACGCCAGAATATCCTGCAACTCGGGCTGCCCCAGCAGAACAATCTGCAGCAGTTTTTTTTCGGCAGTCTCAAGATTCGTTAGCAGGCGCAGCTGTTCCAGAACATCGGCAGACAGATTCTGCGCTTCATCAATAATGAGAACTTTGTGGCGGCCCGCAGCGTGAGCTTTTAACAAGTCGGCATTGATGGCATCGACCAGCACCTTGATGCTTGCATCCGGAGCGTGGGTAATTTCCAGCTCATCGCAGACCGCCGACAGTAACTCTCGCGCTGAAAGGCGAGGATTGAGTATCAGCGCAATATCAACGTGGTCAGGGGCATTATCCAAAAAGCAGCGGCATACGGTGGTTTTGCCTGTGCCCACTTCGCCCGTGATTACAATAAATCCACCCTGCCCCTGCACGCCATACATGAGGTGCGCGAGGGCTTCTTTGTGACGATCACTCAGATACAGGTATCGCGGATCCGGGGCTATAGAAAAAGGCGGCTCTCGAAAACCAAAAAAATCGTAGTACATGGGTCCTAGGGCCTGGCCGAATCGCCGCTACTGACCAATTTCAGCTCGGCAGCACGGCGACTTTGGTGTTTCAATCGGCGCACACAGCGCTCGAGTGTTTTTGATATGCGCGCATGGGAGCGAATCATGGAGATTTTCGGCCAGGTAGAGCGTTCACCCTGAAGAATCATTTCCCGAACGTATTCCGGTGTCGGGCTAGACAAGATATGGCGGTAATGGCGAAGCGAATAATCCGGCGCTATCGTCACATCACCGGAATAGCGCTGAGCCATAATCGTATACATTTGGCCGGACGCCTGCCGCAAAAGCTCGGGCTTAACGCGTTTGCGCAAGAAATCAAACAAGCCCTGCCCGTGAAACGCTACTTCGGCCTTCAACAGGTGCGAGGGCAAATTCAGCAAAGACAGCTTCTCATCCTGCCCCTTGGCGTTCAGGAACGGAATAACGTGAGGGTTGGTCTGGCTGACAATAGTGAAATTCACATCGTACAGGTGCATCAACCGGTCCACGGGAAGATCACTGACCACGGAGCCATCTACAAACTTCAAGCGCGGCATGTACGGCAAAGTGTTTCCGTTCAGATCTTTCTTCATCAGCGTCACCGGCGGGAAAATTCCCGGCACGGCTGCACTTGCCAGCGCAGCACTCCACATCATGAGGTATGGAGATGTGTAGCCGCTCAACAATCGTGCCTTCTGGTGAGCTTGCACCGGCGAGACACTGATATTCACGCTTCGCCCGGTGCGCAGATAAGCCTCTTCAAAGGTGTACTCGCCAATGTTGTCGCGAAGGCACTGTTTCAGGGTTTCCTGATCCATCAATCCGTCGCCCCGAAGCGCGCTGAACAGGCCTCGCCACTTCCAGGCTTTGAGGTTGTGGTTTTCGGGCACAAGCATTTCCGGAATTTCCGCGTCTGTATGCACGCCCAGAATGCCTGCAATGATAGCGCCCACACTGGATCCAGCAATTACCTGTGGCAGAAGGCCTTTCTCCCACAAAGCCTTGATCACGCCAAAATGGAACATGCCCAACCCGGCACCGCCACTAAGCAACAATGCCGGCCGGCCAAAGCTGGTCAGGGTATCTCGGAAAAACTGCAGTTTATCGTGCACCGAAAAGTTGGGCACAGGATGATCGCACAGGTAGTCCAGCGACTCACACACCTGGGTGATGTACTCTTCTACCAGATGCTTCGTGCCTACCCGAGAACAGGTATAGAGCGCTGGATTACCCATATTGCCCAAATCGTGATGAAGGCCTTCGCGTAGGGCTCGTTTCAAACGTTCGAAATCGTTCTGCTGGCGATATTGTTTAAGATTGCAAAGCCTGTCGTAAATCAGCTCGTAGTGATACAGATCCGAGGCAAAATCTTCCTTCCACTCAACGTTGCCTTCGAGATAATCCAACTCCAACGCAGCCGCTTTCCATTGCTCATAATTCTGAGCGTCCGCCAATTGTTTTCGGAATCGGTTAATTCTCGGATCTTTAATCAACATCGATCTCCCGGCAGTGCTCAGAAATCTTCGAGCATCAGGTCGTCTTCGTCATCATTGGCGAAGGGGTCAGCTGTGATCTTACCATCGTTAATCAGGAATTCACGACGCTGCAGAAAGGCATTTCTCACGAACGTGTACCGATCGCCAGAAATAATGCCTTCGGCGGGTATCAAGTCCGCGCGTTTATCGACAATCTGCAATGCTCGAAGGAAGTACACCTCCGGCTCTTCAACTGTGTCCCATGCCGAGGGCAGAATAAAACTGTCGGACGCCAATCCGGAGAAATGCCGTGGGGTCGATGGCCCGAGAAACGGCAACATCAGGTATGGTCCAGAGCCCACGCCCCAATACCCCAGGGTTTGACCGAAATCTTCCGGCCGCTCCGGCAGGTCAAAGGCCGTGGCCACGTCAAAAATGCCACCCAGGCCGAACACTGTATTGAAGGTAAACCGCCCGAATGCCACGACGGCTGACTCACCCTTGAGCTGAAACAAACTATTACTGAAGTTGCGAATTTCAGTCAGATTATTGAAAAAGTTAGTGACGCCCCGGTCTACAATGTCTGGAGTAACCGTGCGATACGTCTTGGCCACAGGGCGCAATACCCAATCGTCTACGGTTTCGTTGAACGAAAACACGCTGCGGTTCCAATTCTCGTAGGGGTCTGCCGGGTTCACGGTCGCGGCGCGCTGACCTGCTGGTTCTTGCACGGTCTGGGCCACGACCGGCGAAGTGGCCATGATGACGAAGAATCCCAGCATCATCGCTGCGGATATCCAATACCGAGTAGTCGTTTGAGTCATTTCAATCTCTTGGGTTGTTTAATCTGATTCCATTAGTCGACAATACCGGCGTTGTGTTCTTTTTATCTAAGTCATCCGGAGGAAATTAAATGTCAGTTCAGGGAAACCTCGTCAGCTCCCTCGCCATGACCCTGCGATGGGGCGACATGGATGCATACGGCCACGCGAACAACACAGTTTACTTTCGCTTCTTTGAGGAAGCTCGCATCGTCTGGCTGGCAAAATTAGAACTCGGCGGCATTGAAGAGCCGACCGGTCCAGTCATTATAAAGACCAGCGCTACGTTTCTGAAGGAATTAACGCACCCTGCCACCGTTTTGGTGGAAACATACGCGGGCAAAGCCGGAAATACCAGCCTCGATACCTACCACTTACTGAAAGATGCTGACACCGGAGACGTGTATGCAGAGGGGTATGCGAAGATTGTCTGGATGGACAAAACCACCCGGAAGTCTACTCCACTGCCAGATACCCTGAGAGCTCTGGCAGCGGAGTAATGCGCATCAGCGGTGGCGTACAATCACGCTGCCGATGGAGTAGCCGGCACCGAAGGAGCAGATAACGCCCAGGTCGCCGGCCTTCAGGTCGTTTTTAAATTTATGAAACGCGATGATTGAACCGGCCGAGCTGGTGTTGGCGTATTCATCCAAAATTACTGGAGCCTCTTCAACAGTGGCATCCCGTCCCAGCACGCGGCGGGCAATCAACTGATTCATATTCAGGTTGGCCTGATGCAGCCACATGCGAGCCAGATTGTCAGGCCCCAGCTCCAGAGACTCCAAATGGCCCTGGATCGTTGATGCGACCAACGGCGACACTTCTTTGAACACCTTCCGACCCTGCTGAATAAACAACTTGTCTGGCTTGCCCACGCCAGACTCATCCGCACGATTCAGAAAACCAAAGTTATTCCGGATATTATTGGAGAACTTGGTCACCAATCGGGTGCCAACGATCGCGAAACCCTGCCCCGGCTTCACATCTTCCTCACGCTCTACCAGCATCGCTGTGCACGCATCGCCGAAAATAAAATGGCTGTCCCGATCTCGGAAATTCAAATGGCCGGAGCAAATCTCGGGGCTGACCACCAGAACCGCACGGGCGGTGCCAATTTCAACCGCGTTGGCAGCCGCCTGCAATCCGAAGGTGGCCGAACTGCACGCTACGTTCATATCGTAAGCAAAACCCTGAATGCCAAGGGCTTGCTGTACTTCGATGGCAACCGCAGGGTATGCACGCTGCAGATTCGAGCACGCCACGATAACAGCATCAACATCATCGACGGTTTTACCCGCCTGCTCCAACGCCTCTTTACAGGCATCGACCGCCATATCGCACTGCACAGACTGCTCGTCGTTACTGCGCTCGGGAATATACGGAGTCATGCGTTTAGGGTCGAGAATACCTTCGCGATCGATAACGTGCCGGCGCTTGATGCCTGAGGCTTTTTCGATGAACGCGGAAGACGAGGGTTGCAACGCCGTCAACTCACCGCGGGCAATCTCTTCCGCGTGCTCGGTGTTGTATAGATCCACATACTGATTGAAGGCCTCAACCAGTTCGTCGTTTTCGATGGTGGCGGGCGGCGTATACAGGCCGGTTCCGCTGATGACGGCTTTAATCACAATAACCCCACGTCATGGTTATAGAAACAGTTTTTGACAATACACTGCCAGAAATACTAACACAGTCCTGAAGATTTGCCCGTTGGACTATCGTTCAGTAGCCCACCTCACGCACAGCGCTGACCTTCATCACACCCGAGTTAGCGCCCACTGCTTATCAAGACGCTTAACCGACACTGTCATCGCTGTGCCTAATTGCTGCGCAAAAAACGAAACCCTGAATTCTTCCAGCATCCAACGATATAACTCCAGTTCCGGATCTCGCACACTCTGGCGTTTCTGTTGTTCAAGCTTCTTGGCGTAGCGAGCCCACAGCGCATCAATGCTGTGCAGAAACTCTCGCTCTTTCCCCATCTCTCGTGGCATTTTTTCCAGCCGGATCAATGCCGCCTCAAAGTAGACGCCAAATCGGGCCAGCCATTCCGAAGGCGTCTCAACAAGAAAACCGGGATAAACAAGGTGTTGAAGCTGAAATTTAATGTCAGCCATGCTATTTGCCAAGGCGAGATTAATTTTCCCTTTCAGCTGTTTCGCGACCTTTTGATAGCCGGTCATGGCGCCGTGAAGACGCTCGTCGGCCAGCTCCAACGCAGGAATAAAATCACCCCGATGTTGATCAAACACCCGATCGAAGTTCTCAGGCGTTCGCGGAACTTCATCCGACAGAAAGTGTTCCATCACTGCAGCCAACAACAAATCATCCAGCAACGCTTTAGCCTGCCCCACTGGAGCGAACATAAGCGCAGACTGCTTAAACTTTGGCAGGCGGCGCTCAAGGTCCGTTAAGGTGCTGCCAAACCTATTAATGATCAACCTTGCCACACCGCGGCGCATGGTGGTTTCAGCCGTTAGTGGATCAAGGCACCGGATTGCTCTGACCTGCTTGCCAAGATCTTCCAGCGCCGGGTAAACGGTCACCTGCATACCGCCTTTTTCAGTCTGGACGCGCTCGGGCAGTTTGCCAAACTGCCAATCCGGGTACTCAATCACTTTGGCTTCAGCCGAATCGTCCGATGCGGCTGTGGTCAGTGCCTGTTCTGCCTGATCGCCGAGCTTCGCCTGTAGCTCATCCGCGCTGCGGCTTTCGGCCATCACTTTACCCTTATTGCCGGTGACCTTCAGGTTCATCCGCAAATGCTTGGGCAGCTCTTCTTCTGGCCAGGACTCCGGGTCGATCCGGACCCCCGTCATACGGCGCAATTCGTCGGCTAGTTTGATGGTTAAAGGCTCGTTGCTCGGTTGCATGTTCTCGAGCGCAGCATCGACAAAATCCGGAACCGGCACGAAGTTTCGGCGAACGGATTTAGGCAACCCTTTCACCAGCGCAATGCATTTTTCCCGCAACAAGCCCGGCACCAACCATTCCAGACGCCGGGCCGGAATTTGTTTCAACGCCATTAACGGCACGTTGAGGGTAACCCCATCTCGTTCACTGGTCGGTTCAAATTCGTAGCTCAGGGGGTACTTGGCCCCCTCCCATTCCAGATAGTCCGGATAGAGCGCTTCTGCGGACTGATCGACCGGCCTCTGCAACACATCGTCTTCGGTCAGCTCCATGTTTCGCAACGCTTCAGCGGACAGGTTTTTCCACCAGCTTTCGAAATGCCGGCCACTAACAATGTCATCCGGCAGGCGTTCGTCGTAAAACGCCACCAACACCTCGTCATCCACCAACAAATCACGACGCCGGGTTTTCTTCTCCAGATTTTCGACGGTATCCAGCATCTCGCGGTTGCGGGCAATAAACGGGGCCTTCGACCGAAGCTCCCCTTCTACCAATGCCCGACGGATAAACAGATTCCGGCATTCGGCGGGGTCTACCTTGGTGTAGGGAATCCGGCGCTTGGGCACCACATCCAGCCCGTACAGAGTGACCTTTTCATAACCCATCACCTGGGCCCGCTTTTGCTCCCAGTGGGGTTCAAAATAGTGGCGCTTAACGATGTGGCCTGCTAAAGGTTCCACCCATTCAGGCTGAATCCCCGCCACCATGCGGGCAAACACCTTGCTAGTTTCAACAATCTCGGCGGCCACAATCCATTTGGGGCCGGATTTCGCCACTTTCGAGCCCGGAAAGATCATGACTTTGCGATTACGGGTGGCGAGATATTCCCGCTTTTCGACTTTAACGGCGATCTGACCCAAAAGGCCCGCCAGGATGGGTTTATGGATGGCATCGTAGTTTGCCGGCTGTCGGTTCATCGCCAGCTTTTGATCCCGGCAAATCAGCGTGAGCTGCCGATGAATGTCCCGCCACTCCCGCATGCGCATCCAACTCAGGAAACTCTTCTGGCACAGTTTTTTGAGCTGATTCTGGGACAGCTCCTGACGCTGCTCTTCAAACCAGTTCCAGATATTCAGCAGGGTAGCAAAATCCGATTCTTTATCGTTAAACGGCGCATGGGCCTGGTCGGCAGCTTGCTGTTTATCTTGAGGGCGTTCACGCGGGTCCTGCACACTCAGCCCGGCAATCACGATCAGAACTTCGGCCAGACTGCCGTGGTCGGCAGAGGTAACCAACATCCTCGCCAGGCGAGGATCCAAAGGAAGCCTGGACATGGTTCGCCCAAGCTTGGTGACCCGCCGTTTTTCGTCAACCGCCCCGAGTTCTTCAAGCAGTTTGTAGCCATCGTTTACCTGGCGACGATCCGGTGCTTCGAGAAACGGGAACTGGCGAATTTCGCCCAAACCGGATGTCGCCATTTGCAGAATGACGGAAGCAAGATTGGTGCGCAGAATTTCCGGATCGGTATATTCAGGCCGGTTGATGAAATCCGCCTCGTCGTACAGCCGGAAACAGATACCCGGCGCAACCCGACCACACCGCCCTGCCCGCTGGTTTGCACTGGCCTGGGAAACCGGCTCGATCGGCAAACGCTGGATTTTCGAGCGCACACTGTACCGACTGATTCGAGCCACACCGGTATCAATGACATAACGAATGCCCGGCACGGTGAGCGAGGTTTCCGCGACGTTCGTGGACAGCACGATGCGCCGGCCCCGATGGGACTGGAACACACGATTCTGCTCTTGATTGCTCAGACGGGAATACAGCGGCAAAACTTCGGTATGACGCAACTCCGCGTGCCGCAACACTTTGCTGACGGCTCGTATTTCACGCTCACCCGGCAGGAACACCAACACATCACCCGGTGGCTGTTTTTCGGTGCGCTCGTGTTGTTCGATTTCCTCGATGGCGGAAAGAATGCCATCGGTCCAGCCTTGATCCTTATCGTCCTCGTCGCCCACTAATGGCCGGTACCGAACATCAACGGGATAAGTCCGGCCACTGACCTCGATCACCGGTGCTTTGTCAAAAAACTCACTGAAACGCTCTACCTCAATGGTGGCCGAGGTAATGATGACTTTCAGGTCCGGACGTTTGGGCAGGAGCTGTTTGAGATAACCGAGCAGGAAGTCGATATTCAAACTGCGTTCGTGGGCCTCATCAATAATCAACGTGTCGTAGCGATCAAGGAACCGATCATGCTGAACTTCCGCCAGTAAGATACCGTCGGTCATCACTTTGATTTGCGAATGCTCCGAGGTGTTGTCGGTAAACCGAACCTGATACCCGACACGCTGGCCTACCTGCTCACCGAGTTCCTCGGCAATGCGACTGGAAACGCTCCGCGCTGCAATGCGCCGGGGTTGCGTGTGCCCCACCAACCCTCGAACACCCCGACCCAAATTTAAACAAATCTTGGGAATCTGTGTGGTTTTACCCGACCCGGTTTCTCCGGCTACGATCACGACCTGATGTTCTTCAAGGGCCTTGCTGATGTAAGCAACCCGTTCGCTAACGGGCAAGCCTTCCGGAAACTTAGCGGGCTTGTGCAGAGCCTGACGCTTGCGAACTTTCTCTTTGCCCTGCTCCAACCAATCATTCATCGCCGCAAGATCTTTTTGCCCGGGCAAGCCTTTGCTCCGCCCCAAACGTCGGACAATGCGGGCCGCTTCCTGCTGATTGCACTCAGACAACTGGCGCTTGAGTGCAGCCACCTCCGCCTTGGGGTCGGCCACACTGGATGCAGAAGCTTTGTTCGGGGTTGAATCAGACATTACTTGCCATTAGCTCTCAAAGTTTCAATCAGGGGAATCAGGCGCCACAGTCTAGCGGGAAAGCCACACCGTATAAACACAAAGACCCTGCCGAGGCAGGGTCTTTAAGTGCGGAACGAGCAAACGGTTTAGGCGTTGGCTTCTTCGTCTCGCAGCTCACGGCGAAGAATCTTGCCCACGTTGCTCTTGGGCAGTTCTTCACGGAACTCGAAGTGCTTAGGCACTTTATAAGCGGTCAGGCGCTCGCGGCAGAACTCTTTCAGCTCGTTTGCAGACACGCCTTCTTTGGTGGCAACAACATACACCTTAACCGCTTCACCGCTTTTCGCGTCTTCCACGCCGACGGCTGCGCATTCAACAACTTTCGGATGGCTGGTTACCACATCTTCAATTTCGTTCGGGAACACGTTAAAGCCAGACACAATGATCATGTCTTTCTTGCGGTCCACAATGCGGATGTAGCCGTCTTCCTGGATCAGCGCAATATCGCCGGTCTGAATGAAGCCGTCCTCGGTGAACGACTGACGGGTATCTTCAGGGCGCTGCCAGTAGCCGCGCATAACCTGCGGGCCTTTTACACACAATTCGCCCGGCTCACCTACCGCTGTTTCGTTGCCTTCATCGTCAATGGTTTTAACGATGGTAGACGGGATCGGCAAACCAATGGTGCCCAGCTTGATAGCGCTGCGAGGGTTAAACGTAACCACCGGTGAGGTCTCGGTCATGCCGTAACCTTCGCTGATTTCACAACCCGTGACACGCTCCCACATTTTGGCTGCGTCGCTGGTCAAAGCCATACCGCCCGAGGCGGTCAGCTTCACACCCGAGAAGTCCAGTTTCTGGAAGTCTTCGTTATTGCACAGCGCAACGAACAAGGTATTCAGGCCGATGAAAGCCGTGAACTTCTGCTTCTGGAGCTCTTTCACAAAACCTGGGATATCACGCGGGTTCGGGATCAGGATGTTATGAGCACCCGCTTCCAGCATGATGCCGCAGTTCAAGGTAAAAGAATAAATGTGGTACAGCGGCAGCGGCGCAATAACCACTTCTTCGCCTTCAGAAACCTGATCTTCCAGCATGGGGCGAACCTGAGTCAGGTTTGCAACCAGGTTGGCATGAGTCAGCATGGCACCTTTCGCAACACCGGTGGTGCCGCCGGTGTACTGCAGTACCGCCAAGTCGTCCAGTTTGATTTCAACCGGAGTGAACTTCTCACGCGCACCCGCGCTCAACACTGCAGGCAGTTTGTGAGCACCCGGAATGTTGAACGGAGGCACCATCTTCTTGACGTGCTTTACAACCGCGTTCATCAGCTTTCGCTTGATGGGCGAATGCATGTCAGCCACTTCGGTGACGATAACGTGCTCGATGCCGGTGTGCGGAAGCACTTTCTCGGCGTTTTCTGCCATGTTGGCAAGAACGACAAGCGCTTTGGCACCAGAATCGTTAAACTGATGCTCCATTTCCCGGGTGGTGTATAGCGGGTTGGTGTTCACCACGATCAAACCGGCACGCATCGCACCAAAAACAACCACCGGGTACTGGGTGACGTTTGGCATCTGAACCGCAATGCGGTCGCCAGGCTTCAGGTCGGTTTTGTTTTGCAGCCAAGCCGCGAAGTTGCGACTCTGAGTATCAAGATCTTTGTACGTCAGAGTGACGCCGACCGCACTAAACGCAGGCTTATCTGCGTATTTCTTAACGGCCTGCTCAAAAACATCTACCATGTTTTTGTACTTGCTGAGATCTACCTCACGGGGGATGCCCGCAGGGTATTTGTCTTGATAGAACTGCTCAAAATCCATCACCATCTCCTGTTTGATTGGTGTCAATCGGGTCAATTGTGCAACCCGACTAAAGTCTCAATCCTTAAAAGTGCACAGAGAATAGCAGTTTTGGAATCGATGAGGTAGCTTTCAAAAATCTATCCTTCTTCAACCGCCGACGAGCCAATAACCTATAGAGGTCACTATGAGCGACACCTTGGACATTCTTGAAAATATTACCTACAACGAATTGAATGAAGGTGATTCCGCAACCTTCACCCGCACCCTCACTGAAGATGAGCTCGTCTTATTCGCGGCGGTGTCAGGAGACGTTAATCCGGTGCATCTGGATTCTGAATTTGCTGCCGACACCATGTTTAAAGAACGCATTGCTCATGGTATGTGGAGTGGCTCGTTGATTTCTGCGGCGCTCGCTACGGTTATGCCAGGCCCCGGTACGATCTATCTGGACCAGAGTTTGTCCTTCAAGCGCCCAGTCAAACTTGACGATACCCTCACTGTGAAACTGACCGTTTCCGAGAAAGGCGCGAAAAATCGCGTCACGCTGGCTTGCGATGTTCGCAACCAGAATGGAGACCAGGTGGTTGTCGGCGAAGCCAAGGTTATAGCGCCTACTGAAAAAGTCTCTCTGCAAAAGCCCCGCTTGCCGAAAATCACCATCGAAGGCTGATGTCTTAGCCCGGAAGGAAATCAATCGGGAATTGAACCTTCCGGGCGCTCACCTGGGCCGCTCCGAAATTAAACATTTGCACCCTCATCGCAATACGTTGCTCCAGCGACGGATTACTTAAATCGGATGCCACCACCCGACAAGCAGATACGGAGCCATTGGGCTCGATCGTCAGTTCCAGAGTGACTTTACCCTCGAGCGTCGGATCTTTCCTGAGCTCCCGTTTGTAAAGCGAATACAGAACGCTCTTTTGCGCATCAAATACCTGACGAATGTTACTCATGGCCCGTTGCTTAGCCTGTTTGCGCGCCGGTTTTTCCGCGGTTGCCGCAACCACCTCTTCCGGCGCCTTAATATCGGCGACCTGGTGGCCTGCAACCGCCACCTCCCGAGCCGGCCCTTCACGGGTTTCTATTCCGCCGCTACCGGCCAGTACGTCAGCGCTCGAGGGCACCTCTGACAAACCGGTAGCTTCGGCGCCCGACACATTCGCGGTCAGCTTGCGGCTGTGTTTCGGCTCGGTTTTAGTCAAAGCCTGCAGCCGGTTTTTCATGGCAAACAGGCCGGATTTTGATGCGGTCTCTCGAGCCTGCTCCTTGGTTTGAACAGGTTGCCCGGCTACCTTTGGCGGCAGTTTAGGTTGCCGAGTTTCAGAGACCGACTTCGGCTTGACCACATCGTTCGCTATTTCTGGCGTAGGCTCAGGTTCTTTTACCGGCTCAGGCTGTTTTGGTTGTACCGGCGGTGAAGAAGCAACCAGTTTGGCAAGCCGCGGCGGTATCCGCTCGGCTTCAGCGCGATTCATTTCCGGAACATCCAGATGCGGAATCAGTGCAGCCGGCACCAGAAACAAACCCAACACGATGACCAAGATAACCCTGAAGCGAATGCTTTCTGCGCCATCACGAGTCCATGGCAGACGGCTATCAACGTTTCTTGCGACACGATCAGCCATTGCTCACCTCCGCCTCTGCGGCGAGCCGAACCTGGCGAAACTGCTCATCCACGCAGGTTTGCATAATCCGGCGCAACAATCGGTAATCGGTATCTTTGGCCGCCATGATGGTGATTTCGAGACCTTGTTCAGGCACGTCATCCCAACGGCTGCGGCGGTAAGCCAACTCTTCGGACAAACCGGCTATTCGTGTATCAGTGGATTCAATGCCATCGAGCGTCGCCACCTCGCGGCCCTGCACGAGTATCGATTGGCCGCTGATCTGAACTGTCAGGTTTTCGACCGCTTCCTGTTTCGCCGTGGACGTAGGCAAAGCAACATCGGCATTGTTCTGCATCACTTTGACATCGGAAGAATTCACCATCAGGAAGAACACCAGAATGGTAAATATATCCATCAAAGACACCAGGTTCAGGCCACCTGCCTTGTGCATCCGGCTGTAGTGCCGTTTCCGCATCCGGGCTCTGCGTGAAGTCTTCATACGCCCTCTCCCTCTGCGGCTTCAGGGCTTTGCGCCAACACGCGACTTTCAGCGGCATCCATCAATGCAACATCCGGGAATAACTCAGCCTCCACAACACTGGTTGCCACAACTGCGGGGTACGAACGCACGGTATCCATCACCGACACCAACGTTTGATAATCAACGTTAGGCCCCACTTCCAGAATCACATCGGTTTTATCTGGAACGTGCCGTTTGATTTGCTGCAGAACTGTCCGCAGGCCCTCGTAATCC
This window encodes:
- the hrpA gene encoding ATP-dependent RNA helicase HrpA gives rise to the protein MSDSTPNKASASSVADPKAEVAALKRQLSECNQQEAARIVRRLGRSKGLPGQKDLAAMNDWLEQGKEKVRKRQALHKPAKFPEGLPVSERVAYISKALEEHQVVIVAGETGSGKTTQIPKICLNLGRGVRGLVGHTQPRRIAARSVSSRIAEELGEQVGQRVGYQVRFTDNTSEHSQIKVMTDGILLAEVQHDRFLDRYDTLIIDEAHERSLNIDFLLGYLKQLLPKRPDLKVIITSATIEVERFSEFFDKAPVIEVSGRTYPVDVRYRPLVGDEDDKDQGWTDGILSAIEEIEQHERTEKQPPGDVLVFLPGEREIRAVSKVLRHAELRHTEVLPLYSRLSNQEQNRVFQSHRGRRIVLSTNVAETSLTVPGIRYVIDTGVARISRYSVRSKIQRLPIEPVSQASANQRAGRCGRVAPGICFRLYDEADFINRPEYTDPEILRTNLASVILQMATSGLGEIRQFPFLEAPDRRQVNDGYKLLEELGAVDEKRRVTKLGRTMSRLPLDPRLARMLVTSADHGSLAEVLIVIAGLSVQDPRERPQDKQQAADQAHAPFNDKESDFATLLNIWNWFEEQRQELSQNQLKKLCQKSFLSWMRMREWRDIHRQLTLICRDQKLAMNRQPANYDAIHKPILAGLLGQIAVKVEKREYLATRNRKVMIFPGSKVAKSGPKWIVAAEIVETSKVFARMVAGIQPEWVEPLAGHIVKRHYFEPHWEQKRAQVMGYEKVTLYGLDVVPKRRIPYTKVDPAECRNLFIRRALVEGELRSKAPFIARNREMLDTVENLEKKTRRRDLLVDDEVLVAFYDERLPDDIVSGRHFESWWKNLSAEALRNMELTEDDVLQRPVDQSAEALYPDYLEWEGAKYPLSYEFEPTSERDGVTLNVPLMALKQIPARRLEWLVPGLLREKCIALVKGLPKSVRRNFVPVPDFVDAALENMQPSNEPLTIKLADELRRMTGVRIDPESWPEEELPKHLRMNLKVTGNKGKVMAESRSADELQAKLGDQAEQALTTAASDDSAEAKVIEYPDWQFGKLPERVQTEKGGMQVTVYPALEDLGKQVRAIRCLDPLTAETTMRRGVARLIINRFGSTLTDLERRLPKFKQSALMFAPVGQAKALLDDLLLAAVMEHFLSDEVPRTPENFDRVFDQHRGDFIPALELADERLHGAMTGYQKVAKQLKGKINLALANSMADIKFQLQHLVYPGFLVETPSEWLARFGVYFEAALIRLEKMPREMGKEREFLHSIDALWARYAKKLEQQKRQSVRDPELELYRWMLEEFRVSFFAQQLGTAMTVSVKRLDKQWALTRV
- a CDS encoding long-chain fatty acid--CoA ligase, whose amino-acid sequence is MDFEQFYQDKYPAGIPREVDLSKYKNMVDVFEQAVKKYADKPAFSAVGVTLTYKDLDTQSRNFAAWLQNKTDLKPGDRIAVQMPNVTQYPVVVFGAMRAGLIVVNTNPLYTTREMEHQFNDSGAKALVVLANMAENAEKVLPHTGIEHVIVTEVADMHSPIKRKLMNAVVKHVKKMVPPFNIPGAHKLPAVLSAGAREKFTPVEIKLDDLAVLQYTGGTTGVAKGAMLTHANLVANLTQVRPMLEDQVSEGEEVVIAPLPLYHIYSFTLNCGIMLEAGAHNILIPNPRDIPGFVKELQKQKFTAFIGLNTLFVALCNNEDFQKLDFSGVKLTASGGMALTSDAAKMWERVTGCEISEGYGMTETSPVVTFNPRSAIKLGTIGLPIPSTIVKTIDDEGNETAVGEPGELCVKGPQVMRGYWQRPEDTRQSFTEDGFIQTGDIALIQEDGYIRIVDRKKDMIIVSGFNVFPNEIEDVVTSHPKVVECAAVGVEDAKSGEAVKVYVVATKEGVSANELKEFCRERLTAYKVPKHFEFREELPKSNVGKILRRELRDEEANA
- a CDS encoding MaoC/PaaZ C-terminal domain-containing protein — its product is MSDTLDILENITYNELNEGDSATFTRTLTEDELVLFAAVSGDVNPVHLDSEFAADTMFKERIAHGMWSGSLISAALATVMPGPGTIYLDQSLSFKRPVKLDDTLTVKLTVSEKGAKNRVTLACDVRNQNGDQVVVGEAKVIAPTEKVSLQKPRLPKITIEG
- a CDS encoding AgmX/PglI C-terminal domain-containing protein, with the translated sequence MADRVARNVDSRLPWTRDGAESIRFRVILVIVLGLFLVPAALIPHLDVPEMNRAEAERIPPRLAKLVASSPPVQPKQPEPVKEPEPTPEIANDVVKPKSVSETRQPKLPPKVAGQPVQTKEQARETASKSGLFAMKNRLQALTKTEPKHSRKLTANVSGAEATGLSEVPSSADVLAGSGGIETREGPAREVAVAGHQVADIKAPEEVVAATAEKPARKQAKQRAMSNIRQVFDAQKSVLYSLYKRELRKDPTLEGKVTLELTIEPNGSVSACRVVASDLSNPSLEQRIAMRVQMFNFGAAQVSARKVQFPIDFLPG
- a CDS encoding biopolymer transporter ExbD translates to MKTSRRARMRKRHYSRMHKAGGLNLVSLMDIFTILVFFLMVNSSDVKVMQNNADVALPTSTAKQEAVENLTVQISGQSILVQGREVATLDGIESTDTRIAGLSEELAYRRSRWDDVPEQGLEITIMAAKDTDYRLLRRIMQTCVDEQFRQVRLAAEAEVSNG